The following proteins come from a genomic window of Triticum aestivum cultivar Chinese Spring chromosome 6A, IWGSC CS RefSeq v2.1, whole genome shotgun sequence:
- the LOC542806 gene encoding expansin-B11, with product MAKTCTLALLGALVVLSLLVSPIACSRKLAKVGGHHKPAPVKGHKNQTTTNPSSSAAYGGGWLPAGATYYGNPNGDGSDGGACGYQTAVGHRPFSSMIAAGSSPLFMAGKGCGACYDVKCTSNSACSGKPVTVVITDLSPGNLYPGEPCHFDMSGTALGAMAKPGMADKLRAGGVIRMQYKRVPCKYPGVNIAFRVDQGANPFYFKTLIEFEDDDGDLKAVALKEAGSGAWTPMAQDWGALWRLNNGRRLRAPFSLRLTSDSGRKLVVNNVIPANWKAGATYRSLVNYP from the exons ATGGCGAAAACTTGCACCCTAGCGCTGCTTGGCGCGCTGGTAGTGCTCTCGCTTCTTGTGAGCCCCATTGCTTGCTCCCGCAAGCTCGCCAAGGTGGGCGGGCACCACAAACCTGCTCCAGTCAAGGGCCACAAAAACCAGACCACCACTAACCCCTCCTCGTCCGCCGCATACGGCGGCGGCTGGTTGCCCGCCGGCGCCACGTATTACGGCAACCCCAACGGCGACGGGAGCGACG GCGGAGCGTGTGGCTACCAGACCGCTGTCGGGCACCGGCCGTTCTCGTCGATGATCGCCGCCGGGAGCTCGCCTCTGTTCATGGCGGGCAAGGGCTGCGGCGCGTGCTATGAT GTTAAATGCACGAGCAACTCGGCCTGCTCCGGGAAGCCTGTGACCGTGGTGATCACCGACCTGAGCCCCGGCAACCTCTACCCCGGCGAGCCGTGCCATTTCGACATGAGCGGCACCGCCCTGGGCGCCATGGCGAAGCCCGGCATGGCCGACAAGCTCCGCGCCGGCGGGGTCATCAGGATGCAGTACAAGAG GGTGCCATGCAAGTACCCCGGCGTCAACATTGCCTTCAGGGTGGACCAGGGCGCCAACCCCTTCTACTTCAAGACCCTGATCGAGTTCGAGGACGACGACGGCGACCTCAAGGCAGTGGCCCTCAAGGAGGCCGGCAGCGGCGCCTGGACGCCCATGGCGCAGGACTGGGGCGCGCTGTGGCGCCTCAACAATGGCAGGCGGCTGCGCGCCCCCTTCTCGCTCCGGCTCACCTCCGACTCCGGCAGGAAGCTGGTCGTCAACaacgtcatccccgccaactggaAGGCCGGGGCCACGTACCGCTCCCTGGTGAACTACCCCTGA